In the Primulina tabacum isolate GXHZ01 chromosome 15, ASM2559414v2, whole genome shotgun sequence genome, AATGTTTTCCCCGATAAGACTTCTGATTCGATTCCAAtcagagagattgattttagccttgaattgatatcagaaacagattgcatcctgattgagacagattgcatTCAGGGTGTGTTATATTTGAAGATGATGTATCTGTTGAATTTAGCAGAATTAAATCGGAATTATTTGGCCGAGGTGGATATCAGTGTCAAACATTTGCGgcttatgagtttagcagatcagtaccgatgagtgatgttttgaatctgattgaagctTGCTGTTGTTTTGAAATCGTGTTTGAATCGGGTAAGTAATACTgtattgtatatgaataaccaatctgttgttccagatgttccgaatttaaaatgataaatattgccaTACAGTGTGCAATAATCTATGCGGTATGCATTTTGATAGCTGAAAAGGTGTTGATAGAATGCTTGAATCTGCATATATTAGATGTACAGGATGATGTACAGATAAGATCAGACGATCAAGAGTTATGTCAGAAGAGTGATTAGACTGcattgaatgccaaaattgactatatcataccatgattttcggttgattttgtatttttggcagaatatattataaactccttcacctactatctatagattgacggatagtcggagcaaactatccggatactggagaatatccaagaactgtagtgctggatttagcactagttgacatgatatattgtcatttatgaattatcgtacaactacagctatcagacgagtattgaaatgacttctttcgaagcgttgtacggaatgaaatgttgatcccctctttattgggataatatctctgaggttcctgagatcggacctggcatgatcagagatatgattgaaaaagtgaagctgattcaaaagagaatgaaggcagcccaagacagacaagacaattatgccaatgtccgacgacgaccgttggtatttgaggctggtgactgagtatttttgaaaatttcacctttcagaggagttgttcacctttcagaggagttgttagatttggcaagaaagggaaactatctccatgatagattgggccgtacgagattttgagaagataggagatcgtgcctatcgactagctTTAATTGCCTTCATTATATGGGATACAGGACGTTTTCATGTTTGTTCTTGCGAAAATAcctgtctgatgcttcacatgtcatccaACCGAATGAGgccgagctggatgagacattgagttatttcgaaaagccgattcagattcttgatcaaaaggaaaagctacttgggaaactgagtctgatatgagacagaggtttcCAGTTTTATTTCACTAAGGTGAGTTGTTTACTTAGCTTCTCCTATATACCttcttatgatatgattgattgcctgtgatttcgaggacgaaatcatgtcttaggggaggagaaatgtaaggcccgagaattttatcctattaatctgaaatgatttggggataattgatatgattatagacggaaaggatcggaccgggaaagacgagataatgcatgaaaatgtgcgaggaacagtagccctcgcgcatatgcgcggcacaaatgcgcacatatgcgcgacatggcagaggacctcgcgcatatgcgcggagatgagtcgcgcatatgcgcgagctgccgagaagccgagcaccgagaccagtaggtctcgcacatatgcgtcggttgatgtcgcgcatatgcgcgagacgtgtaataggcggaatgagccactcgtcctcttgcatgtacatgtatgtatatatatatatatatatatatatatatatatgcacgaattcttcagaaattaggaatgaagaatcgagaaagggccgaggaaagaattgaaatattcttacgccttttgtgagaaatccgtctatctgattttgaatccaactttagtactgtgttcctatcgacgtaggctacaactggacgtaagtttgctacgttttgatatgatttgaaattatggtattgtcagaatctgatatggtTCATATTTGATGTTcgtgtcatgttagacatcgtgtAATCGAAACTggactgaagaataaataccatatggaattgttatgattttcggagttgttttggaatcgatttgatatcaaaattgaATTATTACAAATTataagatgttagaattgatatctgactgagatggtagtgctggatatattgagattatgacatcatattgttgaaacagaatttgattgaattctgattatatccagtgttgtttgagtggtgtattgataccgtaccctcgatattgtgattgtcagattgagtattgacagactttgagttcgagacttcgacagagtcagagtatgagaaagaaatgtataaattaatgttgagttgggattgcacaactcaagtgaggtttgactcgagtttccctaaatcacatacttagtttattacattgatatttgtaattgaggaaattgatgtttgtagtctattgatttatagccactgcatgtattgactactgattcgttagTCATcagctgattcgcctagttactgtatgcatgtattgactactgattcgttagtcatcggctgattcgcctagttactgtatgcatgtattgactgctgattcgctagtcattggctgattcgccaagtcaccggctgattcgtctggttatcggctgattcgtctagttatcgactgattcgtctaaactttggctgattcgcttaattactggctgattcgcctagtccctgactgattcatctaaactttggctgattcgcttaattactggctgattcgcctagtccctgactgattcgtctaattattggctgattcgcttaatccttgatTGATTCGTCAATCCTGTgtctgtttcgcccagacactggatatatgaattatatcgatgccgtttagggttgattcattcctatcgactgagattcgatataattatcaatatccagacgttgggatccctaggttagagttgagtcgagtctgagacgacgcgttgtttgagtcaagtctgatacgactagttgatttacagggtgatatcatacatgtttgttgattggctgcatgtgaatgatatttgttatatgcttttgtatatgtttttatatgattgcatgtttacattgtttatactgggatttattctcactggagttatccggctgttgtcttgttttgtatgtgtgcatgacaacaggtgggacaggttcagggtcgaggagatgaggaaagatcgtgattagagtggaggctccggacttggattagagatagggttggacacttgatattagctgttgaaccttagttgaataaatgtatgtagtacaggacttgtacttttatactgagatgtatatatgttttatttcactacgttccgcattttaaaaaaaaaatttagaccctggtttataattgattaattagtcccaattatgattaagaacatgataagcgtccgggtccccacaaaaaatattatataaatgcaCAAATATTGTAAGTTAGAGATATACCCCATGTAAACTAAAATTTGTCTGGCACCTATCTCCCTCATCTCCATAAAGCATAAGATATCTTCTCTTAGCAACCGTATGCTTTTAGGACGTCCAAACATAGCGTCCTCAAACTCAATGTATATGGTATCCGATTCATTCAGCAATCTAACAACATGAGATTAGATATACTTGCACGACATGGGTAATGTTTTCTCAATTTCTTTGAAATTGTCGCGCTGACCAGGAACATCCGCAATCGCAAATGATTGAGGTTTCCCCTTCctctacaatttaaaatattattcatacaagtattttaaaataaaacattgttCGAGCAACATATCTGACAGTTGTAAACACAAAGTAAAATGAAAACCTAAAGTACCTTTGTCGTTGGAAAAATAACCAACTCTTTAGGCCAATCAACAATGACTCCAACAGCATCATTGATGATTGTTGGTCCAAACTTAATTGAGATCGGAAGCTATGCTTTTTCATCTATGACAACATCAATAGATACCTTGAAGTTCTCTTCCCCAAGTGGAACATGGTGAATCATAACATTTGGACCTCCTTCTGATATTATTGTGCCATAAGCCACCACGTTTTCGCGTTCTTTTACAGCCAAGTGACATTTTTTCCCCTTTCAAGAACAAAAAaacatgatatatttttatatggagGTGAATAGAATTTAATTGACATCAAAATTCAGTGACATACAACTTTCGTATTTGAAGTGCCGCAATCATAAACTTCTTCCACATCATCTGACAATTTTGAGTCTTTCACTCCTGAGAACTTGTTTGATGCTACAGTCTCAGAAGATCGATCATTGATTAATGAAATCACAGCAGCAAGTTGAGACCTCAGCATCTCCAATTCAGCTTTCAAACTTTTAGTCTCCTCCGATTGTGCTTTTACATTTTCAATCACAACTTTTGAGATtgtttctctcttctttcttgGAATTTTAAAGTATACTTGTTGTTTTACGAAACCTCCCACACCTCGAACCCTTCCATAGTGTTCTTGGTTTCCTAAGGCAGCGGTTAACACGTCATTCATTCCAGAAGATTTGAACTCTCCTTTGCCTTTCTTTTCCAACAATTCATCCTACAATTGGAGACATGACAAATCAATTCGCAAACTACAGTGTTATTTATCTAGGCAATATGGCGATTGAATAAAACTAAACATTTACAATTTTTTCAGCTACTTCTGATGTCTCCGAACATGTTATGTTGCCAGATTTGTCTTCTCGAGCTTTACGCCAAAGCACAGATCTATCAACTTCCTCATATTCAGCAACCAATTTTTTGTTCCGCTACAATTTCAAAACTCATATGTTTAATAACATGAAGAACATGctaaaaattacaaatatattGCTCTGTTTCTTACCAGTTCAGCCTCCAAGCCGATGTAACCCTTGCGAGACATTCTGTGGTAATATTTACAATGCATGGtccgttgtttttgtttttcatgAGTAACCTGCATCATTATGTTGGCTTAGTTAAgtattgaatttaataaattcgtGAGGAAACATATCAATTATTAAAGTACCTCCCATGATGGATCCAGTCTCGCATCAACAAATGCTTTCCAATCCGCTAGTGGGAGTTGATACTGACTTGGTGGAGCAATCAACTTTTCAGGATTATCTTTGTTCGGCCAAACAAATCTACTAGTCaatttgtttttgaaatctcGCCACTTCTGAGATGCTGAATTCATCACAGCATACTCACTTTCTGGCACTAGTTCAAAGACATTCTGCAACAAAAACAGATTAGTTAGAGGTGCAAGTATGACTGTAAATTCAAATTGAAGCTTGTACTTACCGAAATCTCTTCCCACAATTTTTGTTTTGTGTTTTCTGAAACTTCAGGCCATGAATTTATACTGATTGGCACCATGGCTCTAGCAATAGAACCAATGTATGATTGTAAAGCCCTTCCATTTGCATTGTATGCTGGCCGCCCCATGTCATCATAATCAATCTTTGCTTTTTCCCCCCATCTGGCAGTAGCAATTAGTTTACCCATCAACGTAGGGCCTCGCTTGTTCCTCTGCACATCTACAGGATGTTCTTCTCCATCAGTAAGTATAGGGTGCTCTGCATTATCAACTTCATTTAGCTTATCATCATGTACTCCTTGTACCATCTCAACTGTAGCATTTGTTTCCTTTTTTTTACTACCCATTGGGCCTTTTTCTACATATTTACATGAATGAAACCAATGTTAAAACCTACACAATAACATTAACcattaaaataacataaaaaataattctaATAAGACATGTATAAACATGACATAAATAATAACAGAAAcaataataacataaataataaacgtGACTTGTAGAAACctgacataaataataaacatgaCATAAATAATAGCAACGAGGTTATGTTTATAGCATAACAAAAAAACATGACAGAAAAGTGAAACACATCATTTTTTCTTGTTCGTTTCTCAGCCACCCTCAGTTTCTGATCTAAAGTAACTTTAATGAGCCGGAATACAATGAGTATCAACATCATCAATCGGTCGAGAATCAGGAATAATAGTCCAACCATCATCATCTCCCTCGTAACATCGATTTGGCACCGGGAGTACAATTGACCACCCTTTTTGTAATGGGTCATCAATATAAAAGACTTGATTGACTTGACTTGCAAGGACAAATGAGTCATTCTTGTGCCCTATTTTATTCATATTGACCAAGGTGAATCCACATTCATCATTGTTGATTACTCCTTTGTCATTTGCAACCCACGATAAATTGCCATTTATCACGTAACTACTATACTTAATGACTTGCCCACGTGAACCATGAGCCAGCCATGTCAATGTTGATGTCGTTCCACCATTGCAGCTATCTATTTCAGCATCCACCTAACATTTACACAATTAGAATAGGGTGATTAAAATACTAGCTCCAAAATGTTCACCACAAAATGCATAAAGCAGATTTATCCACCTAACCTTTGCACGAAACCAGTCAATGAACTTCTTATTGTGAGCATCTTGTATCCACCTTTCATCTTTCTCTTTTTTCGGAAACATTGACTTCAGGAAATATTTATGTTCACTGTGGAAATATTTATATAGCAATTTGTGTTGGATATTAAATATTGACAATCACATGGGTGAAGAATTATAGAATAATGAAATACACTTACATAATGTAGGGAGATACTTCTTTTGTATTTTCCAGCACAGTCAAATGTGCTTGTTGAAGGTCAACTTGTGGCACTATAATTGGTGTTTTGCATGCTAAGAAGCCAGCAATGTTTGATTTGGGATCGCGATTTGATTGAGGGATCCCAATAGGATCAAGGTCATTTAGGTATTCCGAACAAAACTCAATTGCTTCTTCGGctgaatatctctgaacaatgCAACCTTCAGGATGTTTTCGACTGCCTACATAACTCTTAAGCACTTTCATGGATCTTTCGAACGGGTACATCCACCGGAAGTATACTGGTCCACATAAACGAACTTCTCGAACAAGATGAACTGTTAAGTGAATCATGACATCGAAGAAAGAAAGGGGGAAATACTGCTCCAATAAGCAGAGTGTAACAACCAAGTCAGATTGCAGCTTATCTAACTTGGCTACATCTATCACCTTGCAACAAATatctttgaagaagaagcataATATTATGATGGCATATCTAACATGTTTTGGTAACGCATCACGTATGAGTATTGGCAGGAAATGCTGCATTAAAACatgacaatcatgagatttcaagCCAATCAATTTCAACTCAGACAAGGACACAAGATTGTTCAGGTTCGATGAGAAACCTTCTGGGACTTTTATATCCATTATCGACTGTCAAACTTGTAACTTTTCTTTTTTTGTGAATGGGCATGCAGCTGGAGGAAGATATGTTCTTTTTTCACCAAATTTAGGTGCCAATTCAGGCCTAACTCCCATTTGAACCATATCCAACCTAGCTGCCACATTGTCCTTGGTTTTTCCTTTAACATTCATCAAAGTATTAATGAGAGATTCGAAGACATTTTTCTCTATGTGCATCACATCGAGACAATGCCTAACATGCAGGTGTTTCCAATAAGGAAGattgaaaaaaattgatttcttcTTCCAACATTTTCTGAAATCTGTTGATCCAAAATCTTTTTCTTCTTTACTATCTTCCAAATTATTGTCCTTtgcattctttctctttttACCTTTCACACTAATCTTCTTTCCGAAAACACACCTTATGTCAGAAAGCTTGTCAAACAAAGCAACCCCATATAATGGTGTAGTTCATTTGTTGGTGTCAGAAAGCTTGTCAAACAAAGCAACCTCCATGTTCTTCCATACCATCGAACTCTTTCATTTGCCTCCGATATGGATGAAACCGTGGTAGGAATCGTCTATGACCAACAAATGACATTTTCTTCCCATTTTCCAAATGCTTTGCACAAGTATCTTCTTTGCATACTGGGCATGCATAATAACCATGTGTAGTACATCCACTAGGGTTACCATAGGCTGAAAAGTCATTGATGGTCCATAATAAGACTGCTTTAAGAGTGAAAAATTGTCTTCGATAAGCATCATAGACACCATCAACTCCATCCCACAATCGTTGCAAATCTTCAACTAACACATCAAGATAGACATCTATATCGTTTCCTGGCTGTTTAGGCCCTGAAATGAGCATAGTTAGCATGATGAATTTTCTCTTCATACACATGTTTGGAGGCAGATTATAGGTGACCAACATAATTGGCCAGCAACTATACCGACTACTAAGGTTGCTATAAGGATTAATGCCATCAGCTGCAAGTGCAAGGCGAAGATTTCTTGGTTCACTTTCAAAGTCGGGCCACATATGATCCACCAACTTCCAAGATGGTGAATCAGCTGGATGACGTAACTGACCGGGAACTCCTGTGGTTTCTGCAAGCCATGTTAAATTTTTGGAGGTATGTAGAGATTTAAACATGCGCTTAAATCTTGGTATGGGAGGGAAATACCACAACACCTTTGCAGGAACACCTTTATTCTCAACGTTCTTCTTGGTTAGCTTCCACAGTGACAAGCCACATTTAGGGAAGTTTACGCAGTCTTTATATTGCTTCCTATAAAGAATGCAATCATTGGAGCAAGCATGAATCTTTTCATGACTCAACGCCAAACAACTCAATGTATGTTTTATATCATACATTTTGGTTGGCATGTTGTGATTATCTGGTAGCATATCCCCAAAATCCATTAGTAGATCGGAAAATAGAGCGTCACTCATCCCATGCTTTTCTTTGGTGTTGTATAGTTTCACAATTGCACTCAACTTTGTGTAACGCTTACATCCATTATACAAAGGTTTCTCTGCTTCCTCCAATAATTCCATAAACGCTTCTGGATTTTCTGTATAGTTATCATATGCTGCCTCACACATATTAGTGGTTTCAAAGTGTCCGTGATAATTACCAAttgtgttggaaactaaattccggcgtttgacaaaatatgaaccaactgaaaatacgaaccaactaaTCGAGTAAACtaaactcagcaactggacttaacaactgaaaccagctgatctaataaagaagactgatcagttgatatattcagccgtaagctaagcacccttcaactgaacatgtctcgggaaagaacattcaaccgtcaagagacatagaagattgcaacgccgcacttcaatcaatacagcttagaaaaacgcatttcggcgaaagcaattaagacgccgcatcacaataaatgaagaaaacaatgtccaaggaataatcaagtagaaatcaacagatacaaagattcaaattcatctcaagttaccgttggagaaaagaagcttataaatatgacagaagaacagctgaagcaAAAAAAGGGAGTCAACACTATTGAAAAGCTTTCtctcactctgtcaaaatcttagctcactcttacttgatatattcgtagcagttaaggctacaatttgagctcactagcaagttgtaataatcgttaaaattcgatagtgctaagatcagttacgcactgagaacattctgttaaactaagagtttcagtttttggcagtgttaagtccaaactgaagtgggtcagtacaattcttgtatttgatcaaagtcttttagtggatatcctatccttgagatagaaggggtgacgtaggagtaattaaattctccgaacatccagaaacaacccttgcctactttatttcagtttcgtattctatctttcagtcagttattttccgcaactactttagtttaactgattgtcattgaccaacaagattccaagaatcagtttgtcaccaaactgaactcaaaattagaaaagaccagttttaactgtgagtatttattcaaccccccttctaaacactcttgatacattaatcgatcctatcaagtggtatcagagcggttgaatcttgttcttgaatacttttgatctaaaaacttgccagcatgacttcattcaacaaaattcccatgttctccagagaagaatttgatgattggaaaattagaatgcaggctcatttggctgcacaagatgatgacatgtggtatgtcataactgatggaccatgaagattctaaaaacaaatacagcagttgccattacagaaggagcaccacaaagaatagaaaagcccagagatgaatggacaactgaagataaaagaaaagcaaatcttgataatgtggctaaagacattctatacaaaacgctggacaaagtaaccttcagcaaaataaaaatgtgtaagacatccaaagaaatttgggaaaagctgatccagctgtgtgaaggaaatgatcaaaccaaagaaaataaactttctgttgcagtgcaaaagtttgataacatcaaaatgaaagcaggagaatcgatgcacgagtatgatgaaagagtaagcaatatcatcaatgagctaaatgcacttggataagtgtataccaacaaagagattacACTGAAGGTaataagaggtcttcccaaggaatgggatgtaaagaccatggcaatgagggagtccaaagatctgaaccaaatcgaacttcatgaactgtttgctgatttaaaggccaatgaatttgagctgcagaccagagaaggagaaccatctacctctgcagccacaactgctctagctgctatcagaactgaaccaatcagttcagtcgaaaaatctgctgatcagttgagtaatgatgctatgtcattgttcataaaaaaatttggaaggttcatgagaaagaatcaatggaacttccagaagccataccaaaggaacaattccaaagatgaaccaaatgccttctataactgtggcaaatcaggtcactttattgctgattgtcctaaacccaagaaggacagtcaaggctcaactgatagaagaaagaaatcatatgaacgcaaaagaggacccaaggaagataagaaggtcttcagaaagaaacatgaggtactcttagctgaagaaaacaaatctaaatgggcagaaattgacagtgaagagtcggaaccaaaaagctcatgcagttctagtgatgatgaggaagtaaagtgcttgatggataatgatgcagcagaagaatcatctagctaacaggtatttgatttcagctcaactgatttcacacgagaaaaACTCAtactaacactacatgacatggtaaatgagtatcaaaagcttgcatcatcatttgaagaaatcaaagcaaagcaaactgatcccacagccaataaaaccaaaactgatgaatcagtcgatgtgttgagtctaaaaagggaaattgctgagttaaaagcagaaagaaacaaaaatcagtcattaatacagaagttgatgcttgaaaactcaaaaaaaactgagcttattcaatcttggaacaaatcatctactgcactaaatgagatgtagatttcacaaaaatcagtttctaataaaactggtttagggtacaacactcaaggagaaatgtatccaaatgatactcaaccaaagctaacaata is a window encoding:
- the LOC142525932 gene encoding uncharacterized protein LOC142525932, whose product is MCEAAYDNYTENPEAFMELLEEAEKPLYNGCKRYTKLSAIVKLYNTKEKHGMSDALFSDLLMDFGDMLPDNHNMPTKMYDIKHTLSCLALSHEKIHACSNDCILYRKQYKDCVNFPKCGLSLWKLTKKNVENKGVPAKVLWYFPPIPRFKRMFKSLHTSKNLTWLAETTGVPGQLRHPADSPSWKLVDHMWPDFESEPRNLRLALAADGINPYSNLSSRYSCWPIMLVTYNLPPNMCMKRKFIMLTMLISGPKQPGNDIDVYLDVLVEDLQRLWDGVDGVYDAYRRQFFTLKAVLLWTINDFSAYGNPSGCTTHGYYACPVCKEDTCAKHLENGKKMSFVGHRRFLPRFHPYRRQMKEFDGMEEHGGKTKDNVAARLDMVQMGVRPELAPKFGEKRTYLPPAACPFTKKEKLQHFLPILIRDALPKHVRYAIIILCFFFKDICCKVIDVAKLDKLQSDLVVTLCLLEQYFPLSFFDVMIHLTVHLVREVRLCGPVYFRWMYPFERSMKVLKSYVGSRKHPEGCIVQRYSAEEAIEFCSEYLNDLDPIGIPQSNRDPKSNIAGFLACKTPIIVPQVDLQQAHLTVLENTKEVSPYIIEHKYFLKSMFPKKEKDERWIQDAHNKKFIDWFRAKVDAEIDSCNGGTTSTLTWLAHGSRGQVIKYSSYVINGNLSWVANDKGVINNDECGFTLVNMNKIGHKNDSFVLASQVNQVFYIDDPLQKGWSIVLPVPNRCYEGDDDGWTIIPDSRPIDDVDTHCIPAH